From the Microbacterium sp. W4I4 genome, one window contains:
- a CDS encoding LysR family transcriptional regulator: MNLEQLRGFVEVARLGHFTRAAESLHVAQPSLSRQISTLERELGAHLLRRARGHISLTPAGEALLPRAQRILAEVAAIGDEMDELAGLRRGRVRLGAPPTLCVSLVAEAISTFHDSHPGVDLHLTEGGSRMLVDQLAVGDLDIALITASDARPPHGVTLSRVALLEEELVVVTSATNPLVEEGAAVGMERLAGLPLIALDRSYDLRETTDAAFRAAGLAPSPVLEGPEMDAVLRFVERGLGVAVVPAMVLTDRPALRSARLSNPLTRTVSLAHRSDVSPGIAVATMRDVLVRTAAAFADRDPALHSVMETEPRRARMAGRE, encoded by the coding sequence ATGAATCTGGAACAGCTCCGCGGTTTCGTCGAGGTGGCGCGCCTGGGCCATTTCACCCGCGCCGCCGAGTCGCTGCACGTGGCGCAGCCGTCGCTGAGCCGGCAGATCTCCACCCTGGAGCGCGAGCTGGGGGCGCACCTGCTTCGCCGCGCCCGCGGACACATCTCGCTGACGCCCGCCGGAGAGGCGCTGCTCCCCCGCGCGCAGCGCATCCTCGCCGAGGTCGCCGCCATCGGCGACGAGATGGACGAGCTCGCAGGGCTGCGCCGAGGACGTGTGCGACTGGGCGCACCGCCGACGCTGTGCGTGAGTCTGGTCGCCGAGGCGATCAGCACGTTCCACGACTCGCATCCGGGTGTGGATCTGCACCTCACGGAGGGCGGCTCGCGCATGCTCGTCGATCAGCTTGCCGTCGGCGACCTCGACATCGCGCTGATCACGGCATCCGATGCCCGTCCGCCGCACGGCGTGACGCTCAGCCGCGTCGCCCTGCTCGAGGAGGAGCTCGTGGTGGTCACCTCGGCGACGAACCCGCTGGTGGAGGAGGGCGCCGCGGTCGGGATGGAGCGCCTCGCCGGCCTGCCGCTGATCGCCCTGGACCGCAGCTACGACCTGCGCGAGACGACGGATGCCGCCTTCCGCGCTGCGGGTCTGGCTCCGAGCCCCGTGCTCGAGGGCCCCGAGATGGATGCCGTGCTGCGCTTCGTGGAGCGCGGCCTCGGCGTCGCAGTGGTCCCGGCCATGGTGCTGACCGATCGCCCTGCCCTGCGCTCGGCCCGGCTGTCGAACCCGCTCACGCGCACGGTGAGCCTGGCGCACCGATCGGACGTCTCACCCGGGATCGCGGTGGCCACGATGCGCGATGTGCTGGTCAGGACCGCCGCGGCCTTCGCCGACCGCGATCCCGCGCTGCACAGTGTGATGGAGACGGAGCCTCGACGTGCGAGGATGGCCGGGCGGGAATGA
- a CDS encoding asparagine synthase — translation MGRTGDAIAEGVAIAAAAARLTVRNQILVGTIAGGGTFELDHYMDVARSALLAMARESDDAAENLTTLRKRAKGRHSDPHGTHDYRDRDVRNLRRRAKQSTGVAERLRKMTEDPEALGALVEEARSAAWADVRGNLDRRLRVEGMRPDQDPDYDRMRDARMQALKLVDLQALSSEQRSRRKREKASEKVSEKAAVKSERTSRREARHAGSS, via the coding sequence GTGGGACGCACAGGGGATGCCATCGCCGAAGGTGTGGCGATCGCCGCAGCGGCGGCCAGGCTGACCGTGCGGAACCAGATCCTCGTCGGCACGATCGCCGGCGGCGGCACGTTCGAGCTCGACCACTACATGGACGTCGCCCGCTCAGCGCTGCTGGCCATGGCCCGGGAATCCGACGACGCAGCCGAGAACCTCACCACACTGCGCAAGCGGGCCAAGGGCCGCCACTCCGACCCGCACGGCACGCACGACTACCGGGACCGCGACGTGCGCAACCTGCGTCGGCGCGCCAAGCAGTCCACCGGAGTCGCCGAGCGCCTGCGCAAGATGACCGAAGATCCCGAAGCGCTCGGCGCGCTCGTCGAAGAGGCGCGGTCCGCCGCCTGGGCCGATGTGCGCGGCAACCTCGATCGTCGGCTGCGCGTCGAGGGCATGCGTCCGGATCAGGACCCGGACTACGACCGGATGCGGGATGCGCGGATGCAGGCGCTCAAGCTCGTCGACCTGCAGGCGCTCTCCTCCGAGCAGCGCTCCCGCCGCAAGCGCGAGAAGGCTTCCGAGAAGGTCTCCGAGAAGGCTGCGGTGAAGAGCGAGCGAACCAGCCGACGGGAAGCGCGGCATGCCGGCAGCTCCTGA
- a CDS encoding GntR family transcriptional regulator encodes MVMERTTQLESTRVAEILREDILFGRRLPGSRLVERDIAAELQVSRLPVREAIRDLVSDGIVIATPRTWAVVRTFSAQDLQDFAQVREAMETLSFELATQRAGESGLRLLESIVGEEDAAAAAGDVTAARMASTRFHMTAVHLAHNAMLSELAGSLVTRLRWLFGPHDDLAGMAVAHREILTAMQAGDVPAIRRLIPAHLAEGRIAAEQRLFGRHDEID; translated from the coding sequence ATGGTGATGGAGCGGACGACCCAGCTGGAGTCGACGCGCGTGGCCGAGATCCTGCGCGAGGACATCCTGTTCGGCAGACGTCTTCCCGGCTCGCGCCTGGTCGAACGGGACATCGCCGCCGAGTTGCAGGTGTCGCGCCTGCCCGTGCGTGAGGCGATCAGAGACCTCGTATCCGATGGGATCGTCATCGCCACTCCGCGCACCTGGGCGGTGGTGCGGACCTTCTCGGCGCAGGATCTGCAGGATTTCGCCCAGGTGCGTGAGGCGATGGAGACCCTGTCGTTCGAACTCGCCACGCAACGGGCCGGCGAGTCGGGTCTGCGGCTGCTCGAGTCGATCGTGGGCGAAGAGGATGCCGCGGCGGCGGCGGGTGATGTCACGGCGGCGCGCATGGCATCGACGAGGTTCCACATGACCGCCGTGCACCTGGCGCACAACGCCATGCTCTCCGAGCTCGCGGGGTCGCTGGTGACTCGCCTGCGGTGGCTGTTCGGTCCGCACGATGACCTGGCCGGGATGGCTGTCGCTCACCGTGAGATCCTCACGGCCATGCAGGCTGGCGACGTCCCCGCCATCCGTCGGCTGATCCCCGCGCACCTCGCGGAGGGGCGGATCGCTGCCGAGCAGCGACTGTTCGGCCGACATGATGAAATCGACTGA
- a CDS encoding alpha/beta hydrolase, translating to MFVGGASAGANLATGAVLRMLGHEPATASAPLPAGVFLAYPTLLAVQPAPDAELRAALDADPAADHFPASVVWGMYENYLGRDPEGAPISAIPGLATAAELSGFPATIMVNDDTDELRVSGEAFAATLADAEVPIDVSIEPGTTHGHLNRPLDENAPAFERTIQRVADWMAAR from the coding sequence GTGTTCGTCGGCGGCGCGAGCGCGGGCGCCAACCTCGCGACCGGCGCGGTGCTGCGGATGCTGGGGCACGAGCCTGCGACGGCATCCGCTCCGCTTCCCGCCGGTGTCTTCCTCGCCTACCCGACGTTGCTGGCTGTCCAGCCGGCGCCGGATGCCGAGTTGCGTGCGGCGCTGGATGCCGACCCGGCAGCCGACCACTTCCCCGCATCCGTGGTGTGGGGGATGTACGAGAACTATCTGGGTCGCGACCCCGAGGGTGCGCCGATCTCCGCGATCCCCGGCCTCGCCACCGCTGCCGAGCTGTCGGGCTTCCCGGCGACGATCATGGTCAACGACGACACCGACGAGCTGCGCGTGTCGGGTGAGGCGTTCGCGGCGACCCTGGCGGATGCCGAGGTGCCGATCGACGTGTCCATCGAACCCGGAACCACGCACGGACATCTCAATCGTCCCCTCGACGAGAACGCGCCCGCGTTCGAACGGACCATCCAGCGGGTGGCGGACTGGATGGCGGCGCGCTGA
- a CDS encoding methionine/alanine import family NSS transporter small subunit, which yields MTLVAIIMMVIAMVTVWGGLIAGIINLARHPEAAETEPNPPAEL from the coding sequence ATGACCCTCGTCGCCATCATCATGATGGTCATCGCCATGGTCACCGTCTGGGGCGGTCTCATCGCGGGCATCATCAACCTGGCCCGGCATCCCGAGGCCGCCGAGACCGAGCCGAATCCGCCAGCCGAGCTCTAG
- a CDS encoding sodium-dependent transporter yields MANATTQTTKREAFGSRNVFILSAIGSAVGLGNIWRFPYVAYEGGGGAFLIPYLCALLTAGIPLLFFDYAIGHRFRGSAPLAFRRMHRVAEPLGWWQVLICVVIATYYAVIIAWAAMYTWFSAQLTWGEGKEEDFFFNEFLQMGNVAKTGVSTQFVPQVGLPLIGVWLIVIIIMALGVKRGIGRANTVLMPLLTVMFAVLVVQSLFLPGAVDGLNAFFTPNWKALADPAVWASAYGHIFFSLSVAFGIMVTYSSYLKRKTDLTGSGLVVAFANSGFEILAGIGVFSALGFMAQAQGTDVAGVATDGIGLAFIAFPTIVSQATGGSIIGVLFFGALVFAGITSLISVLEVVVAALQDKLGWGRVRTTLTVSIPVALISIAMFSTTTALAVLDTTDAFINAFGIMAVALVAVIVVAWLLHKLPVLREHLNRRSSFRIGWFWMLLVGALAPVVLGYLFVNAVIAKVTTPYEGYPDWFLAIFGWGMVIALVVLAILLSLLPWSRRSHAKDDPEYDEFLIEEDYMPDAETGTVRVPGYTSKGAQP; encoded by the coding sequence ATGGCGAACGCGACGACGCAGACCACCAAGCGCGAGGCCTTCGGCTCGCGCAACGTCTTCATCCTCTCGGCGATCGGCTCCGCTGTCGGTCTCGGCAACATCTGGCGCTTCCCCTACGTCGCCTACGAGGGCGGCGGCGGGGCCTTCCTCATCCCGTACCTCTGCGCGCTGCTGACCGCCGGCATCCCGCTGCTGTTCTTCGACTACGCGATCGGCCACCGCTTCCGGGGCTCCGCGCCGCTCGCCTTCCGCCGCATGCACCGGGTGGCCGAGCCGCTGGGCTGGTGGCAGGTGCTCATCTGCGTCGTCATCGCAACCTATTACGCGGTGATCATCGCATGGGCGGCGATGTACACCTGGTTCTCGGCCCAGCTCACCTGGGGCGAGGGCAAGGAGGAGGACTTCTTCTTCAATGAATTCCTGCAGATGGGGAACGTCGCCAAGACCGGCGTCTCGACGCAGTTCGTACCCCAGGTCGGGCTGCCGCTGATCGGCGTCTGGCTGATCGTGATCATCATCATGGCGCTCGGCGTCAAGCGGGGCATCGGCCGGGCGAACACCGTGCTCATGCCGCTGCTGACCGTGATGTTCGCCGTGCTCGTCGTGCAGTCGCTGTTCCTTCCCGGAGCGGTCGACGGGCTGAACGCCTTCTTCACCCCGAACTGGAAGGCGCTCGCCGACCCGGCTGTCTGGGCCTCGGCATACGGACACATCTTCTTCTCGCTGTCGGTGGCGTTCGGCATCATGGTCACCTACTCCTCGTACCTCAAGCGCAAGACCGACCTGACCGGATCCGGCCTCGTGGTCGCGTTCGCGAATTCCGGCTTCGAGATCCTCGCCGGCATCGGCGTGTTCTCGGCGCTCGGCTTCATGGCGCAGGCGCAGGGGACGGATGTCGCGGGCGTCGCGACCGATGGCATCGGCCTGGCGTTCATCGCTTTCCCCACGATCGTCTCGCAGGCCACCGGCGGCTCGATCATCGGCGTGCTGTTCTTCGGTGCTCTGGTGTTCGCGGGGATCACCTCGCTCATCTCGGTGCTCGAGGTCGTCGTCGCGGCTCTGCAGGACAAGCTCGGCTGGGGGCGTGTGCGCACCACCCTGACCGTCTCGATCCCGGTCGCTCTCATCTCGATCGCGATGTTCTCCACGACCACCGCGCTCGCAGTCCTGGACACCACGGATGCCTTCATCAACGCCTTCGGCATCATGGCCGTGGCTCTCGTCGCGGTGATCGTCGTGGCCTGGCTGCTGCACAAGCTGCCGGTGCTGCGCGAGCACCTCAACCGCCGCTCCAGTTTCAGGATCGGGTGGTTCTGGATGCTGCTGGTCGGCGCCCTTGCGCCGGTCGTGCTCGGCTACCTGTTCGTCAATGCGGTGATCGCCAAGGTCACGACGCCGTACGAGGGCTACCCGGACTGGTTCCTGGCCATCTTCGGCTGGGGCATGGTGATCGCACTCGTCGTGCTGGCGATCCTGCTGTCGCTGCTGCCGTGGAGTCGCCGATCGCACGCCAAGGACGATCCGGAGTACGACGAGTTCCTCATCGAGGAGGACTACATGCCGGATGCCGAGACCGGAACCGTCAGAGTTCCGGGATACACCTCGAAGGGAGCACAGCCATGA
- a CDS encoding NADPH-dependent FMN reductase, with the protein MSYKVGYFVGSLSSTSVNRVLSKALINVAPDDLEFTEIPMGDLPLYSPDYDADYPEVARALKDAIDASDAVLFVTPEYNRSIPGALKNAIDWASRPWGQNSFHHVPTAVIGASIGVIGTAVAQQNLRSVMAFCNARQMTAPEAYIHYTSEVFLDDGTITKPDTEQFLRGFMQEFRDHVERVLTVLPRS; encoded by the coding sequence ATGTCGTACAAGGTCGGATACTTCGTCGGAAGCCTGTCGTCCACGTCGGTCAACAGAGTGCTGTCGAAAGCGCTGATCAACGTCGCCCCCGACGACCTCGAGTTCACCGAGATCCCGATGGGCGACCTGCCGCTGTACAGCCCGGACTACGACGCGGACTACCCCGAGGTCGCGCGGGCGCTGAAGGACGCGATCGACGCCAGCGACGCGGTGCTCTTCGTCACACCTGAGTACAACCGGTCGATCCCCGGTGCGCTGAAGAACGCGATCGACTGGGCCTCTAGGCCATGGGGTCAGAACTCGTTCCATCACGTCCCGACGGCGGTGATCGGCGCCTCGATCGGCGTCATCGGCACGGCCGTTGCCCAGCAGAACCTGCGCTCGGTCATGGCATTCTGCAACGCCCGTCAGATGACGGCCCCCGAGGCGTACATCCACTACACGTCGGAGGTGTTCCTCGACGACGGCACCATCACGAAGCCCGACACCGAGCAGTTCCTGCGCGGCTTCATGCAGGAGTTCCGGGATCACGTCGAGCGCGTGCTGACGGTGCTGCCCCGCTCATAA
- a CDS encoding YciI family protein — protein MPQFAVLIYTGDSAHEPDATKEDLAVPDGHADAMTASGAMRAAYAFTPRNMARSVRTDGVSEGPFVDAAQVVAGVYILEAQDWDEALALASTDPAIQGQNGIEVRLVHSGGTVEA, from the coding sequence ATGCCCCAGTTCGCCGTTCTCATCTACACCGGTGATTCCGCCCACGAGCCGGATGCGACGAAAGAGGACCTCGCGGTGCCCGATGGGCACGCCGACGCCATGACGGCATCCGGCGCCATGCGTGCCGCCTACGCGTTCACCCCGCGGAACATGGCCCGTTCGGTCCGCACCGACGGCGTGAGCGAGGGCCCGTTCGTGGATGCGGCGCAGGTCGTCGCCGGTGTCTACATCCTCGAAGCGCAGGACTGGGACGAAGCGCTCGCGCTCGCGTCGACGGACCCTGCGATCCAGGGCCAGAACGGCATCGAGGTGCGTCTCGTCCACAGCGGGGGCACTGTCGAGGCGTGA
- a CDS encoding LacI family DNA-binding transcriptional regulator, whose amino-acid sequence MANSNSPNGWRRPSMYDVAKVAGVSHMTVSRVLNGHPNIREQTRERVLAAIAETNFTPSSIARALATRRANRIGVIVDSPVQYGPNSTLRALEVAAREVGYAISAYSIAEGDGRQLDAGVVDLLAEGVDGLCVIAPRASSLDLLAGQNVNLPTVVIKSEPHPDIHTVGVDQHEGAMLAVNHLIEIGHRRIIHLAGPQDWYDARVRVRGWRDALTDAALDLSDPFVGDWTSDFGYRFGLAFEPDTATAIFAANDQMALGVIHGLHERGLRVPDDVSVVGFDDLPDARHFLPPLTTVRQDFAALGRLALSSIISAIDGEDNEQREMIAPKLKIRASTAPLRP is encoded by the coding sequence ATGGCGAACTCGAACTCGCCGAACGGCTGGCGTCGACCGAGCATGTACGACGTCGCGAAGGTCGCCGGCGTATCCCACATGACGGTGTCGCGCGTACTGAACGGTCATCCGAACATCCGCGAGCAGACGCGCGAGCGCGTACTCGCCGCCATCGCCGAGACGAACTTCACGCCGAGTTCCATCGCGCGCGCCCTCGCCACGAGGCGAGCGAATCGCATCGGCGTGATCGTGGACTCGCCGGTGCAGTACGGCCCCAACAGCACGCTGCGCGCCCTGGAGGTCGCGGCGCGCGAGGTCGGGTACGCGATCAGCGCGTACTCGATCGCCGAGGGCGACGGTCGGCAGCTGGATGCCGGGGTCGTCGACCTGCTCGCGGAAGGCGTCGATGGGCTGTGCGTCATCGCACCGCGCGCATCTTCTCTTGATCTGCTCGCCGGGCAGAATGTGAATCTTCCGACGGTGGTGATCAAGTCCGAACCGCATCCCGACATTCACACGGTCGGCGTGGATCAGCATGAGGGCGCGATGCTGGCCGTCAACCACCTCATCGAGATAGGGCATCGGCGCATCATCCATCTGGCCGGACCCCAGGACTGGTACGACGCCCGCGTGCGCGTTCGAGGGTGGCGCGATGCTCTGACCGATGCCGCCCTCGACCTCTCCGACCCGTTCGTCGGCGACTGGACATCGGATTTCGGATACCGTTTCGGGCTGGCGTTCGAGCCGGACACCGCGACGGCGATCTTCGCCGCGAACGACCAGATGGCGCTCGGCGTGATCCATGGCCTGCATGAGCGGGGGCTCCGCGTACCCGATGACGTCAGTGTGGTGGGATTCGATGACCTTCCCGATGCGCGGCATTTCCTGCCGCCGCTGACAACCGTTCGCCAGGACTTCGCAGCCCTGGGCAGACTGGCCTTGAGCTCGATCATCTCCGCCATCGATGGCGAGGACAACGAACAGCGCGAGATGATCGCCCCGAAGCTCAAGATCCGGGCGTCCACCGCCCCGCTTCGCCCATGA
- a CDS encoding carbohydrate-binding protein has translation MIASIGIILSGGVAAQSAVGDELITNGAFGTGSDGWSAQRGGTLELSDDGFGGSGSSLAIVGRTTTQSSPFYDISGKIKEGDQLRLTAQLKYDEGDATKNFNFTLCPDNYDGAVCKVIRSATAQKGEWLALDVTFTATTDEWDWLFFENNWSSSPTASDIPDFKIDNVSLVKTTEAPGEEEPPAPERRAVEDVLVKGLDDHNPINPWKFGADPTGLEWEGRLYVYATNDNQDYTARDKDAFGYATSDGQYNVTTLNVSSTTDMVNWVDHGEVPVAGPDGVAPWAGRSWAPAAIAREVKNPETGEMETKIFLYFCNGGSGTAVLMGDSPLGPWHDVRSEAGYTGNDRMLISQGNPIQFKSGMWLFDPEIFVDDDGQAYLYFGGNTIGDAPKHPKSTAVVKLRDNMYEVACDGEGEESCEDAVRYIDAPGVFEASSMMKHDGKYYYTYSANFGIRYEEGKYPSAGSIPYMITDDPMSLTPENYVGVAFENPNSFFQDAGGNNHSDIMQYKDRTYFLYHSRTLGKAWKEGTATTFPVWGNLRNTHVEEMSFNEDGLIVPIQGTRSGATQIENFDPYGKIEAQTFAWQQGTYFDIQPGASSVFPEHNNGGNVVLTRIEDQDWTGISQVDFGTDGAESFTARVMPKAVGGSIEIRLDDPVDGAVVATLPVDSTIGEWAELTTEVSGATGVHDVFFVFTGSEPQTVLFDADYWEFAPVDPTGGEVTFDDARTLVDQAEAAGALNANAAAQVRKHIDQAEHLASGSAANQAIVAQLENAVRKVGSASPELTDALNALAEVYRS, from the coding sequence ATGATCGCTTCCATAGGGATCATTCTGAGCGGCGGTGTCGCCGCGCAATCCGCTGTCGGCGACGAGCTCATCACGAACGGTGCCTTCGGGACGGGGAGTGATGGCTGGAGTGCTCAGCGCGGCGGCACGCTCGAACTGTCCGACGACGGGTTCGGCGGTTCGGGCAGCAGCCTGGCCATCGTCGGCCGGACGACGACGCAGTCGAGCCCCTTCTACGACATCTCCGGGAAGATCAAGGAGGGCGACCAGCTTCGCCTGACGGCGCAGCTGAAGTACGACGAGGGCGACGCGACCAAGAACTTCAACTTCACGCTCTGCCCTGACAACTACGACGGCGCCGTCTGCAAGGTGATCCGCAGCGCGACCGCGCAGAAGGGCGAATGGCTGGCACTCGACGTCACCTTCACCGCCACCACCGACGAGTGGGACTGGCTGTTCTTCGAGAACAACTGGAGCAGCTCGCCGACCGCGAGCGACATCCCCGACTTCAAGATCGACAACGTCTCGCTGGTCAAGACCACCGAGGCGCCGGGCGAAGAGGAGCCGCCGGCTCCCGAACGTCGTGCGGTCGAGGACGTGCTCGTCAAGGGCCTCGATGACCACAACCCCATCAACCCCTGGAAGTTCGGTGCGGATCCGACAGGGCTGGAGTGGGAGGGTCGGCTGTACGTCTACGCGACCAACGACAACCAGGACTACACGGCTCGCGACAAGGACGCGTTCGGATACGCGACCAGTGACGGGCAGTACAACGTCACCACGCTGAACGTCTCCTCGACCACTGACATGGTCAACTGGGTCGATCACGGCGAGGTCCCCGTCGCCGGACCCGATGGCGTCGCGCCGTGGGCTGGCCGGTCCTGGGCTCCCGCCGCGATCGCCCGCGAGGTCAAGAACCCCGAGACCGGAGAGATGGAGACCAAGATCTTCCTCTACTTCTGCAACGGCGGATCCGGAACGGCCGTGCTCATGGGCGATTCTCCGCTCGGCCCGTGGCACGATGTGCGCAGTGAGGCGGGGTACACCGGCAACGACAGGATGCTCATCTCGCAGGGCAACCCCATCCAGTTCAAGTCCGGCATGTGGCTCTTCGACCCCGAGATCTTCGTGGATGACGACGGTCAGGCCTACCTCTACTTCGGTGGGAACACCATCGGCGACGCTCCCAAGCATCCGAAGTCGACCGCGGTGGTCAAGCTGCGCGACAACATGTACGAGGTCGCGTGCGACGGCGAGGGCGAGGAGAGCTGCGAGGACGCGGTGCGCTACATCGACGCTCCTGGAGTCTTCGAGGCCTCATCGATGATGAAGCACGACGGGAAGTACTACTACACGTACTCGGCGAACTTCGGCATCCGCTATGAAGAGGGCAAGTACCCGTCGGCGGGCTCGATCCCGTACATGATCACCGACGATCCGATGTCTCTGACGCCGGAGAACTACGTCGGCGTCGCGTTCGAGAACCCGAACTCGTTCTTCCAGGATGCCGGTGGCAACAACCACTCCGACATCATGCAGTACAAGGACCGGACGTACTTCCTGTACCACTCCCGCACGCTGGGCAAAGCCTGGAAGGAAGGCACGGCGACCACCTTCCCGGTGTGGGGCAACCTTCGCAACACCCACGTCGAGGAGATGTCCTTCAATGAGGACGGGTTGATCGTGCCCATCCAGGGAACGCGCAGCGGCGCCACGCAGATCGAGAACTTCGACCCGTACGGCAAGATCGAAGCGCAGACTTTCGCCTGGCAGCAGGGCACCTACTTCGACATCCAGCCGGGTGCGTCGTCGGTGTTCCCTGAGCACAACAACGGCGGGAACGTGGTGCTGACGCGCATCGAGGATCAGGACTGGACCGGGATCTCCCAGGTCGACTTCGGAACCGACGGCGCCGAGAGCTTCACTGCTCGCGTCATGCCGAAGGCGGTGGGCGGATCGATCGAGATCCGTCTGGACGACCCGGTCGACGGTGCCGTGGTGGCCACCCTGCCGGTGGACTCCACGATCGGTGAGTGGGCTGAACTCACGACCGAGGTGTCCGGCGCCACAGGCGTCCACGACGTCTTCTTCGTGTTCACCGGTTCCGAGCCGCAGACCGTGCTGTTCGACGCCGACTACTGGGAGTTCGCCCCGGTCGATCCGACTGGCGGCGAGGTCACCTTCGACGACGCGCGGACGCTCGTGGACCAGGCCGAGGCCGCAGGCGCACTGAACGCCAACGCGGCAGCGCAGGTGCGCAAGCACATCGACCAGGCCGAGCACCTCGCGTCCGGTTCGGCTGCGAACCAGGCGATCGTCGCCCAGTTGGAGAACGCCGTGCGCAAGGTCGGATCGGCGAGCCCCGAGCTCACCGATGCGCTCAACGCGCTGGCGGAGGTGTACCGCTCGTAG